A region from the Achromobacter seleniivolatilans genome encodes:
- a CDS encoding glycosyltransferase family 2 protein: protein MTDTPVFFTVLTPTYNRAGTLHRVYESLSQQTFRDFEWVVVDDGSTDNTHESILDWQTRADFPIRYVWQNNQHKKTAFNRGVREAQGQMIVGLDSDDEMPPDALATFKDAWDSIPPGRRDSYVAITGLCARPDGSIVGDRYPQDVFDSTAVDVYFRYRIKGEKFGCMRTDILRKYPFPEDVAGFVPESLVWWAIARAGYLSRFINRVVRTYHDTPGGLSQGAVSVASNAQGLYLLAWDMLQHHLEFFRYRPREFIMAAARYTRFRLHLKHSGVPTAVQAYKLTNPMATFMVAAMWPLGYALYRRDRRRGVA, encoded by the coding sequence ATGACCGATACACCAGTCTTTTTCACCGTTCTGACGCCCACCTATAACCGGGCGGGCACGTTGCACCGGGTGTACGAATCTCTTTCCCAGCAAACATTCAGAGATTTTGAATGGGTGGTGGTGGACGATGGTTCCACCGACAATACCCACGAATCCATACTGGATTGGCAGACTCGCGCCGATTTTCCGATCCGCTATGTCTGGCAGAACAACCAGCACAAGAAGACGGCCTTCAATCGCGGCGTGCGCGAAGCGCAAGGCCAGATGATTGTCGGGCTGGACAGCGACGACGAAATGCCGCCGGATGCGTTGGCCACGTTCAAAGACGCCTGGGACAGCATTCCGCCGGGCCGGCGTGACTCCTATGTTGCGATAACCGGTCTGTGCGCGCGGCCTGACGGCAGCATCGTGGGCGACCGCTATCCGCAAGACGTGTTCGACAGCACGGCCGTCGACGTCTATTTCCGCTACCGCATCAAAGGCGAGAAATTCGGCTGTATGCGCACTGACATCCTTCGGAAGTATCCCTTCCCGGAAGATGTGGCGGGTTTTGTGCCGGAAAGCCTGGTCTGGTGGGCGATAGCGCGCGCAGGCTACCTGAGCCGTTTCATCAATCGCGTGGTGCGTACCTATCACGACACGCCGGGCGGTTTGAGCCAGGGCGCAGTGTCCGTGGCCAGCAATGCTCAAGGCCTTTATCTGCTGGCTTGGGACATGCTGCAACACCACCTGGAATTCTTCCGCTACCGGCCGCGTGAATTCATCATGGCTGCGGCCCGCTACACGCGCTTCCGGTTGCACCTGAAGCATTCCGGCGTGCCAACCGCTGTGCAGGCCTACAAGCTGACCAACCCTATGGCGACCTTCATGGTCGCGGCCATGTGGCCGTTGGGGTATGCGCTGTATCGCCGCGACAGGCGGCGCGGCGTGGCCTGA
- a CDS encoding bifunctional 4-hydroxy-2-oxoglutarate aldolase/2-dehydro-3-deoxy-phosphogluconate aldolase, with translation MTASAAPIASKLSALLAARVVPVLRYTDAATAAYAAEVAVAAGCTTLELTWTIPGVTDLVRALRDKHGASLLLGVGTVLDESQAREALVAGADFLVSPALATDIVDMAHAAGALCLLGAFTPTEVLAARRAGVDVVKVFPADTGGPKHLAALKSVYPDTIFCPTGGITQENMGTYFAAGAGLVGIGSNLYDKAAFAARDTAALVAQITRTREAAHG, from the coding sequence ATGACCGCATCCGCTGCTCCCATCGCCTCCAAGCTTTCCGCCCTGCTGGCGGCCCGGGTCGTTCCCGTGTTGCGCTACACCGACGCGGCCACTGCCGCCTATGCCGCCGAAGTCGCCGTGGCGGCCGGTTGCACCACGCTGGAACTGACCTGGACGATTCCCGGCGTTACAGACTTGGTGCGTGCCCTGCGCGACAAGCACGGCGCCAGTCTGCTGCTGGGCGTGGGCACGGTGCTGGACGAAAGCCAGGCGCGTGAAGCGCTGGTGGCTGGCGCCGATTTCCTGGTGTCCCCGGCGCTAGCCACGGATATCGTCGATATGGCGCATGCCGCTGGGGCCTTGTGCCTGCTGGGCGCGTTCACGCCCACCGAAGTGCTGGCGGCCCGGCGCGCCGGCGTCGACGTGGTGAAGGTATTCCCCGCTGATACGGGCGGCCCCAAGCATCTGGCCGCGCTGAAGTCCGTTTACCCCGACACCATCTTCTGCCCCACAGGCGGCATTACCCAGGAAAACATGGGCACGTATTTCGCGGCGGGCGCGGGGCTGGTCGGCATCGGCAGCAATCTCTATGACAAGGCGGCATTTGCCGCGCGTGATACCGCCGCGCTGGTCGCGCAGATCACCCGCACCCGCGAGGCCGCCCATGGCTGA
- a CDS encoding ABC transporter ATP-binding protein, whose protein sequence is MSATLLEVRDLRVAYDKVEAISGVSLKVGEGQIVTVIGPNGAGKTTLLSAIMGVLPSSGQIVFGGKQQEHAEIEEMVAAGMNLVPEKRELFAEMTVQDNLMLGAFHRFRTGVRDQDKTLAEVYELFPRLKERHAQLAGTLSGGERQMLAVGRALMAKPRLLMLDEPSLGLAPRIVREVFRIVARLRDMGVSILLIEQNARAALQVADYAYVLETGAVTLEGPAPEVAVDPRVVEVYLGLGHGAPAAAPV, encoded by the coding sequence ATGAGCGCGACACTGCTGGAAGTACGCGACCTGCGCGTGGCCTACGACAAGGTCGAGGCCATCTCGGGCGTCAGCCTGAAAGTGGGCGAAGGCCAGATCGTGACCGTGATCGGCCCGAATGGCGCCGGCAAAACCACCCTGCTGTCCGCCATCATGGGCGTGCTGCCGTCAAGCGGCCAGATCGTGTTTGGCGGCAAGCAGCAGGAACATGCCGAGATCGAAGAAATGGTCGCCGCGGGTATGAATCTTGTGCCCGAAAAGCGCGAGCTCTTTGCCGAAATGACGGTACAAGACAACTTGATGCTGGGCGCATTTCATCGCTTTCGTACCGGCGTGCGCGACCAGGACAAAACCTTGGCCGAGGTCTACGAACTCTTTCCGCGTCTGAAAGAACGCCACGCCCAACTGGCCGGCACCTTATCCGGCGGTGAACGCCAGATGCTGGCTGTGGGCCGCGCGCTGATGGCCAAACCCCGGCTGCTGATGCTGGATGAACCCAGCCTGGGGCTGGCCCCGCGCATTGTGCGCGAGGTGTTCCGCATCGTGGCGCGCCTGCGCGATATGGGCGTGTCCATCCTGCTCATCGAACAAAACGCACGGGCGGCGCTGCAAGTGGCCGACTACGCCTATGTGCTGGAGACGGGCGCCGTAACGCTGGAAGGCCCCGCGCCCGAAGTGGCGGTGGACCCGCGTGTGGTCGAGGTGTATTTGGGACTGGGGCACGGAGCGCCGGCAGCGGCGCCCGTGTAA
- a CDS encoding SDR family NAD(P)-dependent oxidoreductase: protein MTHTNVALVTGGSAGIGAEICRSMLEAGYEVISMARRAADFSHPRLHNMQVDLLDANATAQAGAEAAARFPISHVIHNAGVIWPNLLPQVTQEELHGLTQIHLGAAISLVQAALPGMQERQFGRIVMMSSRGALGLPTRTAYSATKAGMVGMARTWSLELAPYGITVNVVAPGPIQTDMFYEVIEPGSEREKQLANGIPVKRLGRSDDVARAVMFFSDPANSFVTGQTLFVCGGASVSSITI from the coding sequence ATGACGCATACGAATGTTGCGCTTGTCACCGGCGGCAGCGCCGGCATCGGCGCAGAAATCTGCCGCAGCATGCTGGAAGCGGGGTACGAGGTGATTTCGATGGCGCGGCGCGCAGCCGACTTCAGCCACCCGCGCCTGCACAATATGCAGGTCGACCTGCTGGATGCGAACGCCACCGCCCAGGCTGGCGCGGAGGCCGCAGCGCGGTTTCCGATCAGCCACGTTATCCACAACGCGGGAGTCATCTGGCCCAACCTGCTGCCGCAAGTCACGCAGGAAGAACTGCATGGCCTGACGCAAATCCACCTGGGCGCGGCGATCAGTCTGGTCCAGGCAGCGTTGCCCGGCATGCAGGAACGCCAGTTTGGCCGCATCGTCATGATGTCGTCCCGGGGCGCGCTGGGGCTGCCCACGCGCACCGCCTATTCGGCCACCAAGGCCGGCATGGTCGGCATGGCCCGTACGTGGTCTCTGGAACTTGCACCCTACGGCATCACGGTCAACGTGGTGGCCCCCGGGCCGATCCAGACGGATATGTTCTACGAAGTCATTGAACCGGGCAGCGAACGCGAAAAGCAATTGGCCAACGGCATCCCGGTCAAGCGCCTGGGCCGTTCGGACGATGTGGCGCGCGCTGTCATGTTCTTCTCCGATCCTGCCAACAGCTTCGTCACCGGGCAGACCCTGTTTGTCTGTGGCGGCGCCAGCGTCAGCTCCATCACCATCTGA
- a CDS encoding branched-chain amino acid ABC transporter permease, with amino-acid sequence MNAQIALILGQDGITNGAIYALLALSILLVFTVTRVLFIPQGEFVAFGALTMAAIQAGRPVLLVWLLLAFALAEAAADLIARAKRPGRARGLWRIAAKVIYPLVIAALLYKLPLAQLPMAVQALLTLLLVVPMGPQLYRLFYQPIASASTLVLLIVSIAVHLALVGLGLLAFGAEGARTAPFSDASLALGPININSQALWVVAVSAVLIVVLYQFFERSMYGKALRAAAFNRLGARLMGISPIFAGRATFFLAALIGTVSGILIAPITTMYFDSGFMVSLKGFVGAIIGGLVSYPLAAAGAILVGLIEAFSSFWASAYKEIIVFTLIIPVLLWRSLKSHHVEEEDE; translated from the coding sequence ATGAATGCTCAGATCGCCCTGATTCTTGGACAGGACGGCATCACCAACGGCGCCATTTACGCGCTCTTGGCGTTGTCGATCCTGCTGGTCTTTACCGTTACCCGTGTGCTGTTCATCCCCCAGGGTGAATTCGTCGCCTTTGGCGCGCTGACCATGGCCGCCATCCAGGCTGGACGTCCGGTGCTGCTGGTCTGGCTGCTGCTGGCCTTTGCACTGGCCGAAGCCGCCGCCGACCTGATTGCGCGCGCCAAACGACCCGGCCGCGCGCGCGGTCTGTGGCGTATCGCGGCCAAGGTCATCTACCCGCTGGTAATTGCCGCCCTGCTCTACAAACTGCCGCTGGCGCAATTGCCGATGGCCGTGCAGGCGCTGTTGACCTTGTTGCTGGTGGTGCCCATGGGCCCGCAGCTGTATCGATTGTTCTACCAGCCCATCGCGTCGGCATCGACGCTGGTGCTGCTGATCGTTTCCATCGCCGTACACCTGGCGCTGGTAGGGTTGGGTCTGCTGGCATTCGGCGCCGAGGGCGCCCGCACTGCGCCGTTCAGCGACGCCAGCTTGGCGCTCGGCCCCATCAACATCAACAGCCAGGCGCTGTGGGTGGTGGCCGTGTCAGCCGTGCTGATCGTGGTGCTTTATCAGTTCTTTGAACGCTCCATGTACGGCAAGGCCTTGCGCGCTGCCGCTTTCAACCGGCTGGGCGCGCGGTTGATGGGCATTTCCCCCATTTTCGCCGGCCGAGCCACGTTCTTTCTAGCGGCGCTGATCGGCACGGTATCTGGAATTTTGATCGCGCCCATTACCACCATGTATTTTGATTCGGGATTCATGGTCAGCCTGAAAGGGTTTGTGGGCGCCATCATCGGCGGTCTGGTCAGTTATCCGCTGGCAGCCGCGGGTGCCATTCTGGTCGGCCTGATCGAAGCTTTTTCGTCATTCTGGGCCAGCGCCTACAAAGAAATCATTGTGTTTACGCTGATCATCCCCGTGCTGCTCTGGCGCTCGCTGAAAAGCCATCACGTCGAGGAAGAAGACGAATGA
- a CDS encoding sugar kinase gives MADFDIVALGEPLVELNQTSKDQQQYLQGFGGDTSNAVIAAARQGARCAYLTRVGNDAFGAQFLDLWKSEGVDTSGVQVDDDAHTGLYFVQHGPDGHAFSYLRRGSAASLMTPATLHSGLIERAKFLHVSGISMAISTSACDTVFAAIDRARAAGTQISLDSNLRLRLWPVDRARAILRETMRAADLFLPSMDDMQHLTGNDDPERTLDWIRDSGAGGVVVLKLGKDGSIIDDGRTRVAVGALRVDAVDATGAGDCFAGSLLARRCLGDSWEDAVRYANVAAALSTLGYGAVDPLPRAEQVQERLKNTAAGT, from the coding sequence ATGGCTGATTTCGACATCGTCGCGCTGGGTGAGCCCCTGGTGGAGCTGAATCAGACCAGCAAAGACCAGCAGCAATACTTGCAAGGCTTTGGGGGCGATACGTCCAACGCGGTCATCGCCGCGGCTCGCCAGGGCGCGCGCTGCGCCTATCTGACCCGGGTGGGCAATGATGCGTTCGGCGCCCAATTTCTGGACTTATGGAAGTCTGAGGGCGTGGACACCTCGGGCGTGCAGGTGGACGACGATGCTCACACGGGGCTGTATTTTGTGCAGCACGGCCCCGACGGCCACGCGTTCAGCTATCTGCGCCGAGGCTCGGCCGCCAGTCTGATGACGCCCGCCACGTTGCACAGCGGTCTGATTGAACGCGCGAAATTCCTGCATGTGTCAGGCATCAGCATGGCGATCAGCACCAGCGCTTGCGACACGGTATTTGCTGCCATCGACCGCGCCCGGGCTGCGGGAACCCAGATCAGCCTGGATTCCAACCTGCGGCTGCGCTTGTGGCCGGTAGACCGCGCCCGCGCCATTTTGCGCGAGACCATGCGCGCTGCCGACCTGTTTCTGCCCAGCATGGATGACATGCAGCATTTGACGGGCAATGATGATCCGGAACGCACACTGGACTGGATACGGGATAGCGGCGCGGGGGGCGTGGTGGTGCTGAAGCTGGGCAAAGACGGTTCAATCATTGACGATGGCCGGACCCGTGTCGCCGTCGGCGCGCTGCGTGTAGACGCGGTAGATGCCACGGGCGCTGGGGATTGCTTCGCGGGCAGCCTGTTGGCGCGCCGCTGCCTGGGCGACTCCTGGGAGGATGCCGTGCGCTACGCCAATGTGGCGGCAGCGTTGTCCACGCTGGGTTACGGCGCGGTAGATCCGCTGCCGCGTGCCGAACAGGTGCAGGAACGCTTGAAAAACACGGCTGCTGGCACATAG
- a CDS encoding IclR family transcriptional regulator — protein MLETKVAGAAAFAKFMTVLQAVADAPEPPTAALLARSCGYPRPTVYRIVAALAEQGMVAESGGVYRLGTRLMSLASRAWSQFDLRAALAPELQTLRDATGETVHLAVPAGTEMIYIDKLESPGPVRMVSRVGSSVALHSSAVGKAYLAALDEPARERLLRGLPLDARMPGTVTSLPALRAVLAEAVARGYAMDNEENEAGIVCYGVALCDAAGRPVAGVSVSTLLFRRRDDPQTAYIEPLLRLRDAAAAKLAVLPVSSGGV, from the coding sequence TTGCTGGAAACCAAGGTCGCGGGCGCTGCGGCGTTTGCCAAATTCATGACGGTGTTGCAGGCGGTGGCCGACGCTCCGGAACCGCCTACGGCGGCGCTGCTTGCGCGTAGCTGCGGTTACCCCCGTCCTACCGTGTACCGCATTGTGGCGGCGCTGGCCGAGCAAGGCATGGTGGCGGAAAGCGGCGGTGTTTACCGCCTGGGTACGCGCCTGATGTCGCTGGCCAGCCGGGCGTGGTCGCAATTCGACCTGCGCGCGGCCCTGGCGCCTGAACTTCAAACGCTGCGCGACGCTACCGGTGAAACCGTGCATCTGGCGGTACCGGCCGGCACTGAAATGATCTACATCGACAAACTCGAAAGCCCCGGCCCCGTCCGTATGGTGTCGCGGGTGGGTTCTTCGGTAGCGCTGCATTCCAGCGCGGTGGGCAAAGCCTATCTGGCCGCTTTGGACGAGCCCGCCCGCGAACGCCTGTTGCGCGGTTTGCCGCTGGACGCCCGTATGCCGGGCACGGTGACCAGCCTGCCCGCCTTGCGCGCGGTGCTGGCTGAAGCCGTGGCGCGGGGTTACGCCATGGACAACGAAGAAAATGAAGCCGGCATCGTCTGCTACGGCGTGGCGTTGTGCGACGCGGCTGGCCGGCCCGTGGCGGGCGTCAGCGTCAGCACGCTGCTGTTCCGGCGGCGCGACGATCCCCAAACCGCCTATATCGAACCTTTGCTGCGGCTGCGTGATGCCGCCGCAGCCAAACTTGCCGTCCTGCCGGTATCGTCCGGCGGCGTCTGA
- a CDS encoding ABC transporter substrate-binding protein — MLSKKLPLAAAAAVAALFALPALAQVKVGVVTSSTGPTALVGIPQKNTVPLLPKKIGDLTVEYISLDDASDSTNSVTAFKKLISEQNVDALIGPSGSPNAMGVIQFAAEAGVPMLAPVGTAAVVLPMNEQKKWVFKTTQNDDIIARALVDHMVKTGIKTVGFIGLNDPYGENWSKVFTALATEKGIKVTANERYLRFDSSVTGQALKILAAKPDAVLVAAPGAASVLPQTTLFDQGYKGKFYQTHGAALPDFLKLGGKKVEGTVLAASLMLVLPEMPDSNPSKKVATDYIAAYEKLNGSKPATFGANVYDAGLLLEKAVPLAEKAGKPGTKEFRSALRDALEQTKELVGTQGVYNMSAADHSGFDDRGRELITVKDGNWTLVK, encoded by the coding sequence ATGCTGTCGAAGAAACTCCCCCTGGCCGCGGCCGCCGCCGTCGCCGCTCTGTTCGCTCTGCCCGCCCTGGCCCAGGTCAAGGTTGGTGTCGTGACCTCGTCCACCGGCCCCACCGCGCTGGTCGGGATTCCGCAAAAGAACACCGTGCCGCTTCTGCCCAAGAAGATCGGCGACCTGACGGTGGAATACATTTCGCTGGATGACGCCAGCGATTCCACCAACTCGGTCACGGCGTTCAAGAAGCTGATCTCGGAACAAAACGTGGACGCGCTGATCGGCCCGTCGGGTTCGCCCAACGCCATGGGCGTGATTCAGTTTGCCGCCGAAGCCGGTGTGCCGATGCTGGCGCCCGTAGGCACGGCAGCGGTCGTGCTGCCCATGAACGAACAGAAAAAGTGGGTGTTCAAGACCACGCAGAACGACGACATCATTGCTCGCGCTCTGGTGGATCACATGGTCAAGACCGGCATCAAGACGGTGGGATTCATCGGCCTGAATGATCCGTACGGCGAAAACTGGTCCAAGGTGTTCACGGCGCTGGCTACCGAAAAGGGCATCAAGGTCACTGCCAATGAACGCTATCTGCGCTTTGACAGCTCGGTCACGGGCCAGGCGCTGAAGATTCTGGCCGCCAAGCCGGACGCCGTGCTCGTCGCCGCCCCTGGCGCTGCGAGCGTGTTGCCGCAAACCACGTTGTTCGATCAGGGCTACAAGGGCAAGTTCTATCAGACCCACGGCGCAGCCCTGCCCGACTTCCTGAAGCTGGGCGGCAAGAAGGTCGAAGGCACCGTGCTGGCAGCCAGCCTGATGCTGGTGCTGCCGGAAATGCCGGACAGCAATCCGTCCAAGAAGGTCGCGACCGACTACATCGCCGCCTACGAAAAGCTCAACGGTTCCAAGCCCGCCACCTTCGGCGCCAACGTCTATGACGCGGGCCTGCTGCTGGAAAAGGCCGTGCCGCTGGCCGAGAAGGCCGGCAAACCGGGCACCAAGGAGTTCCGCAGCGCCTTGCGCGATGCGCTGGAACAAACCAAGGAGCTGGTCGGCACCCAAGGCGTCTACAACATGAGCGCAGCCGACCATAGCGGGTTCGACGACCGCGGCCGTGAACTCATCACCGTCAAGGACGGCAACTGGACGCTGGTCAAGTAA
- a CDS encoding LysR family transcriptional regulator, with product MEASTVQLNDIALFVEVAKRKSFSLAARALDMPTSTLSRRINELERAIGLRLINRNTRRLDLTEAGAAYMRRCQGLIDEARLAHEQLQSLSGGPSGNLRVSMPYSLAIWLLPETINDFTDRYPEVECEFDLSMMTASDAQGTPFDVVLRFGRNTDYPLSDIDTGNGNAAGTALTRSNGTVVQELVSLDNYLYASDRYLERHGEPKTPSDLTQHQCLRTTIDDAHSHWTLHKGAHSERVPVSGHLAANNMSIAGTLAGLDLAITRMPHCQALDPIIKRNSLKRVLPGWSVDPISIYVVYPSSIQPAKTRAFMDFILPKLGPAQPA from the coding sequence ATGGAAGCCTCGACTGTTCAGCTCAATGACATTGCCTTGTTCGTAGAGGTTGCCAAGCGCAAGAGCTTCAGCCTGGCGGCGCGCGCCCTGGACATGCCCACGTCTACGCTGTCGCGCCGCATCAACGAATTGGAGCGCGCCATTGGTTTGCGGCTGATCAACCGCAATACGCGGCGGCTGGACCTGACCGAAGCTGGCGCGGCCTATATGCGCCGCTGTCAGGGCCTGATTGACGAAGCGCGGCTGGCGCACGAACAATTGCAGTCGCTATCGGGCGGCCCGTCCGGCAACCTGCGGGTATCCATGCCCTACAGCCTGGCCATCTGGCTGCTGCCGGAAACCATCAATGACTTCACCGACCGTTACCCGGAAGTCGAGTGCGAATTTGACCTGAGCATGATGACCGCGTCCGACGCGCAAGGCACGCCGTTCGATGTGGTGCTGCGCTTTGGACGTAATACCGACTATCCGCTGTCCGACATCGATACCGGCAACGGCAATGCCGCCGGCACGGCCCTTACGCGCAGCAATGGCACGGTGGTGCAGGAACTGGTGTCTCTGGACAACTATCTGTATGCGTCCGACCGCTACCTTGAGCGCCACGGCGAACCCAAGACACCGTCTGATTTAACGCAGCATCAATGCCTGCGCACCACGATCGACGACGCGCATTCGCACTGGACCCTGCACAAAGGCGCTCACAGCGAACGCGTGCCGGTCAGCGGCCATCTGGCGGCCAACAACATGAGCATTGCGGGCACCCTGGCCGGTCTGGATCTGGCCATCACACGCATGCCGCACTGTCAGGCGCTGGACCCCATCATCAAGCGCAATTCGCTCAAGCGCGTGCTGCCGGGCTGGTCGGTGGACCCGATCTCGATCTACGTGGTGTATCCGTCGAGCATCCAACCGGCAAAAACGCGGGCTTTCATGGATTTCATCCTGCCTAAGCTCGGGCCGGCGCAGCCTGCCTGA
- a CDS encoding branched-chain amino acid ABC transporter ATP-binding protein/permease produces the protein MNPRYILFAFLALLALGPLALPPFYVTLLNYIGLYALVALGLVLLTGVGGLTSFGQAAFVGVGAYTTAILTTRADTLPSWLAWLGTSPWLTLLAGLALTLVIAYLLGAITLKLSGHFLPLGTIAWGLSLYFAFGSMEGLGGHTGIPDIPAISLFGWSLNQGGHIYYLIWAFLLIAVWSTQNLLDSREGRAIRALKGGRVMAESMGVNTARSRMVIFVIAALQACASGWLYAHMQRFVNPNPFGLQMGIEYLFMTVIGGAGQVWGALVGAGVFTVLKQWLQDWLPKVLGQTGNFEVIVFGFGMVLLLHRARSGLWPVLTRWIPVKKQARKLDMDAEPLPKKPMPPRGEVVLKAVDVTRKFGGLVANNAMNLEIRAGEILALIGPNGAGKSTMFNQISGVDTPTSGTVTLLGQPVAGSGARNIARLGLSRTFQHVRLLGRMSVLENVAIGAHLRGHRGVMPAAWRLDRPEEARLLAEAARQVERVGLGKHLHDEAGSLALGQQRILEIARALASDPCILLLDEPAAGLRYQEKCELAELLKKLRAEGMAILLVEHDMDFVMGLVDRVVVMDFGEKIAEGLPAEIQHNPAVLEAYLGGVDE, from the coding sequence ATGAACCCGCGCTATATCCTCTTCGCATTCCTGGCGCTGCTGGCGCTGGGTCCATTGGCCCTGCCGCCTTTCTACGTCACGCTGCTGAACTACATCGGTCTTTATGCACTGGTAGCGCTCGGTCTGGTTCTGCTGACGGGCGTGGGCGGGCTGACGAGCTTTGGGCAAGCCGCCTTTGTAGGCGTGGGCGCCTACACCACCGCGATCCTGACCACACGCGCCGACACGCTGCCGTCGTGGCTGGCGTGGCTGGGCACATCGCCGTGGCTGACTTTACTGGCTGGCCTGGCGCTGACGCTTGTGATTGCGTACCTGCTGGGCGCGATCACCTTGAAACTATCAGGCCATTTTCTGCCGCTGGGCACCATTGCCTGGGGCCTGTCGCTCTACTTCGCGTTCGGCTCCATGGAAGGCCTGGGCGGCCACACGGGCATCCCGGATATTCCAGCCATCAGTCTGTTCGGCTGGTCGCTGAACCAGGGCGGCCACATTTATTACCTGATCTGGGCGTTTCTGCTGATCGCGGTATGGTCCACGCAGAACCTGCTGGACTCCCGTGAAGGCCGCGCCATCAGGGCGCTCAAGGGCGGCCGCGTCATGGCCGAATCCATGGGCGTGAACACTGCGCGTTCGCGGATGGTGATCTTCGTCATCGCCGCGTTGCAGGCATGCGCGTCGGGCTGGCTGTACGCGCACATGCAGCGGTTTGTGAACCCCAATCCGTTCGGCCTGCAAATGGGCATCGAATACCTGTTCATGACCGTCATCGGCGGCGCGGGTCAGGTCTGGGGCGCGCTCGTCGGCGCGGGCGTATTCACCGTGCTCAAGCAATGGCTGCAAGACTGGCTGCCCAAGGTGCTGGGCCAAACCGGCAACTTCGAAGTCATTGTGTTTGGCTTCGGCATGGTGCTGCTGCTGCATCGCGCCCGCAGCGGCTTGTGGCCGGTGCTGACCCGCTGGATTCCAGTCAAGAAGCAAGCGCGCAAACTGGACATGGACGCCGAGCCTCTGCCCAAAAAACCCATGCCGCCGCGCGGCGAGGTAGTGCTGAAGGCTGTGGACGTGACACGCAAGTTCGGCGGGCTGGTGGCCAACAACGCCATGAACCTGGAAATCCGTGCCGGCGAAATCCTGGCGCTGATCGGCCCCAATGGCGCCGGCAAGAGCACGATGTTCAACCAGATCTCCGGCGTAGACACACCCACGTCGGGGACCGTGACACTGCTGGGACAACCCGTGGCAGGTTCCGGCGCGCGCAATATTGCGCGGCTGGGCCTGTCGCGCACCTTCCAGCACGTGCGCCTGCTGGGCCGCATGAGCGTGCTGGAAAACGTGGCCATCGGCGCGCACTTGCGAGGGCACCGGGGAGTCATGCCCGCAGCTTGGCGCCTGGACCGCCCCGAAGAAGCGCGTCTCTTGGCCGAAGCGGCCCGTCAGGTTGAACGCGTTGGCCTGGGCAAACATCTGCATGATGAAGCCGGTTCGCTGGCCTTGGGCCAGCAGCGCATTCTGGAGATTGCGCGCGCACTGGCGTCCGATCCCTGCATCCTGCTGCTGGACGAACCGGCGGCCGGGTTGCGATATCAGGAAAAATGCGAGCTGGCCGAGCTGCTGAAGAAGCTGCGTGCAGAAGGCATGGCAATTCTGCTGGTTGAGCACGACATGGACTTCGTGATGGGGCTGGTGGATCGCGTTGTGGTGATGGACTTCGGCGAGAAAATCGCTGAAGGCCTACCCGCAGAGATTCAACACAACCCCGCAGTGCTGGAAGCCTATCTGGGCGGAGTGGACGAATGA